The region CGGATTTTCAGTCGACAACGCAACCCTAACCCGCTTTTTCGCTTTCCACTTCCTCCTCCCCTTCATCGTAGCTGCCATAACTATGCTCCACCTACTCTTCCTACATGAAACAGGCTCAAACAACCCTCTCGGCCTAAACTCCGACACAGACAAAATTTCGTTCCACCCATATTTCTCCTACAAAGACCTTCTAGGGTTTGCAGGAGTAATTATTCTACTAACTTGCCTAGCACTATTTGCTCCAAACCTGCTTGGAGACCCAGACAACTTTACTCCTGCAAATCCTTTAGTAACTCCACCCCATATTAAGCCCGAATGATACTTCTTATTTGCATACGCCATCTTACGTTCAATTCCTAACAAGCTAGGAGGAGTCCTTGCCCTCCTGGCCTCCATCCTAGTCCTCATGGTTGTCCCCATGCTCCATACTTCCAAACAACGAAGCCTGACCTTCCGCCCAGTCACTCAGTTCTTATTCTGAACACTTGTTGCAAATGTAATGATTCTCACATGAATTGGAGGCATGCCTGTTGAAGAGCCCTATATTATCATTGGCCAAATTGCATCTCTCACCTACTTCTCCCTCTTCCTAGTTATTATTCCCATAGCAGCAGTCGTGGAAAACAAAGTACTAGGCTGACAATGCATTAGTAGCTCAGCTTCAGAGCGTCGGTTTTGTAAGCCGAACGCCGGAGGTTAAACTCCTCCCTACTGCTCAGAGAAAAGGGATTTCAACCCTTACTATTAACTCCCAAAGCTAATATTCTTCGTTTAAACTATCCTCTGAACTTCATGTCTTATGTACATATACGTATATATACATATATTTATAAACAATATATTATTAGGTATATAGGACTACAATTGATTATACACATACATCTATATATGTACATATATTCATGTATATAACACATATATTTGTAATAACAGCATTCATCTATATTCACCATACAAGCAAGGACATTCTATCCAAGTATTTACCAGCAAAAGTGATCCCAAAGTACCTTAGAATGTTTAAGGACAAATACTCTAGGACCTAGTAAACTTTTGAATTTAATAAATATACACCAAGTATCCAGCATTCCTGGTCCCTCAAAACATTACCCAATAAGAACCGATCAACTCATTATATCTGAATGCATTCGTTTATTGAAGGTCAGGGACAAGAATTGTGGGGGTCACACAAAATGATTTATTACTGGCATCTGGTTCCTATTTCAGGGCCATTAATAGCTTGAGTTCCACTAACTTTTATCGACGCTTGC is a window of Acanthopagrus latus mitochondrion, complete genome DNA encoding:
- the CYTB gene encoding cytochrome b (TAA stop codon is completed by the addition of 3' A residues to the mRNA), with the translated sequence MASLALLKIANHAVVDLPAPSNISVWWNFGSLLGLCLISQLLTGLFLAMHYTSDIATAFSSVAHICRDVNYGWNLHANGASFFFICIYLHIGRGLYYGSYLYKETWNIGVILLLLVMATAFVGYVLPWGQMSFWGATVITNLLSAVPYVGGTLVQWIWGGFSVDNATLTRFFAFHFLLPFIVAAMTMLHLLFLHETGSNNPLGLNSDTDKISFHPYFSYKDLLGFAGVIILLTCLALFAPNLLGDPDNFTPANPLVTPPHIKPEWYFLFAYAILRSIPNKLGGVLALLASILVLMVVPMLHTSKQRSLTFRPVTQFLFWTLVANVMILTWIGGMPVEEPYIIIGQIASLTYFSLFLVIIPMAAVVENKVLGWQ